From Bacillus basilensis, a single genomic window includes:
- the atpD gene encoding F0F1 ATP synthase subunit beta, translating into MNKGRVTQIMGPVVDVKFDGGKLPEIYNALTVKQSNENGASINLTFEVALHLGDDTVRTVAMSSTDGLVRGTEVEDTGKAISVPVGDVTLGRVFNVLGDAIDLDGELPADVHRDPIHRQAPAFEELSTKVEILETGIKVVDLLAPYIKGGKIGLFGGAGVGKTVLIQELINNIAQEHGGISVFAGVGERTREGNDLYHEMSDSGVIKKTAMVFGQMNEPPGARQRVALTGLTMAEHFRDEQGQDVLLFIDNIFRFTQAGSEVSALLGRMPSAVGYQPTLATEMGQLQERITSTNKGSITSIQAVYVPADDYTDPAPATTFAHLDATTNLERRLTQMGIYPAVDPLASTSRALSPEIVGEEHYEVARQVQQTLQRYKELQDIIAILGMDELSEEDKLVVHRARRIQFFLSQNFHVAEQFTGQKGSYVPVKNTVSGFKEILEGKYDDLPEDAFRLVGGIEEVIENAKKMMA; encoded by the coding sequence ATGAATAAAGGGCGCGTTACGCAAATCATGGGTCCGGTTGTAGACGTTAAGTTTGATGGCGGAAAGCTACCAGAAATCTACAACGCCCTTACGGTAAAACAAAGCAACGAAAACGGAGCAAGCATTAACTTAACATTTGAAGTTGCACTTCATTTAGGTGATGACACAGTTCGTACAGTTGCGATGTCTTCCACAGATGGACTTGTTCGTGGCACAGAAGTAGAAGATACTGGTAAAGCAATCTCTGTACCAGTTGGTGATGTAACACTTGGTCGTGTATTCAACGTATTAGGTGATGCAATTGACTTAGATGGTGAACTTCCTGCGGATGTACACCGTGATCCAATTCACCGTCAAGCACCTGCATTCGAAGAATTATCTACTAAAGTAGAAATTCTTGAAACTGGTATTAAAGTAGTAGACTTACTTGCTCCTTACATTAAGGGTGGTAAAATCGGTCTATTCGGTGGTGCCGGTGTAGGTAAAACAGTATTAATTCAGGAATTAATTAACAACATCGCACAAGAGCACGGTGGTATCTCTGTATTCGCTGGTGTAGGTGAGCGTACTCGTGAGGGTAATGACTTATACCACGAAATGAGCGATTCTGGCGTAATCAAGAAAACTGCGATGGTATTCGGACAAATGAACGAGCCACCTGGAGCACGTCAACGTGTTGCATTAACAGGTTTAACAATGGCTGAGCATTTCCGTGATGAGCAAGGACAAGACGTACTATTGTTCATCGATAACATCTTCCGTTTCACGCAAGCGGGTTCTGAAGTATCTGCCCTTCTTGGTCGTATGCCATCTGCGGTAGGTTACCAACCAACACTTGCAACAGAAATGGGTCAATTACAAGAGCGTATTACATCTACAAATAAAGGGTCTATCACGTCTATCCAAGCAGTATATGTACCAGCCGATGACTATACTGACCCAGCACCAGCTACAACGTTCGCTCACTTAGATGCAACAACAAACTTAGAGCGTCGTTTAACACAAATGGGTATTTACCCAGCCGTAGATCCATTAGCATCTACATCTCGTGCACTTTCGCCAGAAATCGTAGGAGAAGAGCATTATGAAGTGGCTCGTCAAGTACAGCAAACTTTACAACGTTACAAAGAGCTTCAAGATATCATCGCTATCTTAGGTATGGATGAGTTATCTGAAGAAGATAAGTTAGTTGTACATCGTGCTCGTCGTATTCAATTCTTCTTATCTCAAAACTTCCACGTAGCTGAGCAGTTTACAGGTCAAAAGGGTTCTTATGTACCTGTAAAAAATACAGTTAGTGGTTTCAAAGAAATTCTAGAAGGAAAATATGATGACCTTCCAGAAGATGCATTCCGTTTAGTTGGTGGCATTGAAGAAGTTATTGAAAACGCGAAGAAAATGATGGCGTAA
- the atpG gene encoding F0F1 ATP synthase subunit gamma → MASLRDIKAKITSTKKTSQITKAMEMVSASKLNRAEQNAKSFVPYMEKIQEVVASIAQGSKGINHPMLNARPVKRTGYIVITSDRGLAGGYNSNVLRTVSNVVRERHNMDSNQYSIIVLGRLGRDYLKRRGFNIIDEVVGLSDHPSFTDIKDLASRAIAMFADGAYDELYIYYNHYVSKISQEVTENKILPLTDVASDKPTTAYEFEPSEEEILKVLLPQYAESLVYGALLDGKASEHAARMTAMKSATDNAMEVIDSLTLSFNRARQAAITQEITEIVGGAAALE, encoded by the coding sequence GTGGCATCTTTACGCGATATAAAAGCGAAGATTACCTCGACAAAGAAAACGAGTCAAATTACGAAAGCGATGGAGATGGTATCTGCATCTAAGTTAAACCGTGCAGAGCAAAATGCTAAATCTTTCGTTCCGTATATGGAAAAGATTCAAGAAGTAGTAGCGAGCATTGCGCAAGGAAGTAAAGGAATTAATCATCCAATGCTAAATGCGCGTCCTGTAAAGCGTACAGGATACATCGTTATTACATCTGATCGCGGACTAGCAGGTGGTTATAACAGTAACGTATTACGTACGGTAAGTAACGTAGTTCGTGAACGTCATAATATGGATTCAAACCAATATTCAATTATTGTGCTTGGACGACTAGGACGTGATTATTTAAAACGTCGCGGCTTTAACATCATTGATGAAGTAGTTGGATTATCTGACCACCCATCATTTACTGATATTAAAGATCTTGCTTCTCGAGCAATTGCGATGTTCGCAGATGGTGCTTATGATGAGCTGTACATTTACTACAACCATTACGTAAGTAAAATTTCACAAGAAGTAACAGAAAATAAAATTTTACCGCTTACTGATGTGGCGTCTGACAAACCGACGACAGCTTATGAATTCGAACCTTCTGAAGAAGAAATTTTAAAAGTACTATTGCCACAATACGCAGAAAGCTTAGTGTACGGTGCATTACTAGACGGTAAAGCAAGTGAGCACGCGGCGCGTATGACAGCAATGAAGAGTGCTACAGACAACGCAATGGAAGTTATCGATTCACTTACACTTTCATTCAACCGTGCACGTCAAGCAGCGATTACGCAAGAAATTACGGAAATCGTTGGTGGAGCGGCAGCGTTAGAATAG
- the atpA gene encoding F0F1 ATP synthase subunit alpha, translating to MSIRAEEISALIKQQIENYQSEIEVSDVGTVIQVGDGIARAHGLDNVMAGELVEFSNGVMGLAQNLEENNVGIIILGPYTEIREGDEVRRTGRIMQVPVGKELIGRVVNPLGQPVDGLGPINTTNTRPIESPAPGVMDRKSVHEPLQTGIKAIDALVPIGRGQRELIIGDRQTGKTAVALDTIINQKDEDMICIYVAIGQKESTVRNVVETLRKHGALDYTIVVTASASQPAPLLYLAPYAGVTMGEEFMYNGKHVLVVYDDLSKQAAAYRELSLLLRRPPGREAYPGDVFYLHSRLLERAAKLSDARGGGSLTALPFIETQAGDVSAYIPTNVISITDGQIFLQSDLFFSGVRPAIDAGTSVSRVGGSAQIKAMSKVSGTLRLDLASYRELEAFAQFGSDLDKATQAKLNRGARTVEVLKQGLHKPLRVEKQVIILYALTRGFLDDIPVVDITRFEEEFHAWLDSNATDLLEEIRTTKKLADDDKFAAAINGFKKVFVASE from the coding sequence ATGAGCATCAGAGCTGAAGAAATTAGCGCACTGATAAAGCAACAAATCGAGAACTATCAGTCTGAAATCGAAGTTAGTGATGTTGGTACAGTTATCCAAGTTGGTGACGGTATCGCGCGTGCTCATGGTCTTGATAACGTTATGGCTGGTGAACTTGTAGAGTTCTCTAACGGCGTTATGGGGCTAGCACAAAACTTAGAGGAAAACAACGTAGGTATTATCATTTTAGGACCTTACACAGAAATCCGTGAAGGTGATGAAGTTCGTCGTACTGGTCGCATCATGCAAGTACCAGTAGGAAAAGAACTAATCGGTCGTGTTGTAAACCCATTAGGTCAACCAGTTGATGGTTTAGGCCCAATCAATACAACAAACACTCGTCCAATCGAAAGTCCAGCACCAGGTGTAATGGATCGTAAATCTGTTCATGAGCCACTTCAAACAGGTATTAAAGCGATCGATGCTCTTGTACCAATTGGCCGTGGACAACGTGAGTTAATCATCGGTGACCGCCAAACAGGTAAAACAGCAGTTGCACTTGATACAATCATTAACCAAAAAGATGAAGATATGATTTGTATCTATGTAGCTATCGGACAAAAAGAATCAACTGTACGTAACGTAGTAGAAACACTACGTAAGCACGGTGCATTAGATTACACAATCGTTGTAACTGCATCTGCTTCTCAACCAGCTCCATTATTATACTTAGCTCCTTATGCTGGTGTAACAATGGGTGAAGAGTTCATGTACAATGGTAAACACGTATTAGTAGTATATGATGACTTATCAAAACAAGCAGCGGCTTACCGTGAGCTGTCATTACTATTACGTCGTCCTCCAGGTCGTGAAGCTTATCCAGGGGATGTATTCTACTTACATTCTCGCTTATTAGAGCGTGCAGCAAAATTAAGTGATGCAAGAGGCGGCGGTTCTTTAACTGCACTACCTTTCATCGAAACACAAGCAGGGGACGTATCAGCATACATCCCAACAAACGTAATCTCTATTACGGATGGACAAATCTTCTTACAATCTGACCTATTCTTCTCTGGCGTACGTCCAGCGATCGATGCGGGTACTTCTGTATCTCGTGTAGGTGGATCTGCTCAGATTAAAGCAATGAGTAAAGTATCAGGTACACTTCGTCTTGACCTTGCATCTTACCGTGAGTTAGAAGCGTTCGCTCAGTTCGGTTCTGACCTTGATAAAGCAACTCAAGCGAAACTAAACCGTGGTGCTCGTACAGTTGAGGTATTAAAACAAGGATTACACAAACCGTTACGTGTAGAGAAACAAGTTATCATTCTTTACGCTTTAACACGTGGATTCCTAGATGATATCCCAGTAGTAGATATCACTCGTTTCGAAGAAGAATTCCATGCTTGGTTAGATTCTAATGCGACTGACTTATTAGAAGAAATCCGCACAACTAAGAAACTTGCGGATGACGACAAATTTGCAGCAGCAATTAACGGATTTAAAAAAGTATTCGTAGCTTCTGAATAA
- the atpH gene encoding F0F1 ATP synthase subunit delta gives MSNGIVAKRYAVALFKIAKEKHVLEMFEEELRLVQNVYVKNGELHSFLTQPNISKEQKKTFLANVFGSVSESILNTLYILIDNKRIDILPEIADEYVVLANEERNVADATVYSTRLLSEEEKLNIAEAFAKRTGKDAIRVKNVVDEDLLGGIKVRIGNRIYDGSLQGKLARIQRELMKNR, from the coding sequence ATGAGCAATGGGATTGTAGCAAAACGTTATGCTGTCGCTCTTTTTAAAATTGCTAAAGAAAAACACGTATTAGAAATGTTTGAAGAGGAATTACGCCTTGTACAAAACGTTTATGTAAAGAACGGAGAACTACATAGCTTTTTAACGCAACCGAACATTTCAAAAGAGCAGAAGAAAACGTTTCTTGCAAACGTATTCGGATCTGTTTCTGAATCTATTTTAAATACGTTATATATTTTAATTGATAACAAACGTATTGATATCTTACCTGAAATTGCAGATGAATATGTTGTTCTTGCTAATGAAGAACGTAACGTAGCGGACGCAACTGTATATTCTACTCGTCTTCTATCAGAAGAAGAGAAGCTTAACATTGCAGAAGCATTTGCAAAGAGAACGGGAAAAGATGCAATTCGCGTAAAAAATGTTGTAGATGAAGATTTACTAGGCGGCATTAAAGTACGTATTGGAAATCGCATTTATGATGGAAGTTTACAAGGAAAATTAGCACGTATTCAGCGTGAATTAATGAAGAATAGATAG
- the atpF gene encoding F0F1 ATP synthase subunit B produces the protein MPTLLLGAAIPFGTIAYTLFIFLLLLVMLRKFAWGPLMGIMKEREEHVTNEIDAAERSNAEAKKLVEEQREMLKQSRVEAQELIERAKKQAVDQKDVIVAAAKEEAESIKASAVQEIQREKEQAIAALQEQVASLSVQIASKVIEKELKEEDQVKLIRDYIKEVGEAR, from the coding sequence GTGCCAACTTTATTATTAGGGGCTGCCATTCCATTTGGAACGATTGCTTATACATTGTTCATTTTCTTACTTCTATTAGTAATGCTACGCAAATTTGCGTGGGGTCCTTTAATGGGAATTATGAAAGAACGTGAAGAGCATGTTACTAATGAAATCGACGCTGCAGAAAGAAGTAACGCTGAAGCGAAGAAGTTAGTAGAAGAACAACGTGAAATGTTAAAACAATCACGTGTTGAAGCACAAGAGTTAATCGAAAGAGCGAAAAAACAAGCTGTAGATCAAAAAGATGTTATTGTTGCTGCTGCGAAAGAAGAAGCAGAATCAATTAAAGCATCTGCTGTACAAGAAATTCAACGCGAAAAAGAGCAAGCGATTGCTGCTTTACAAGAACAAGTTGCTTCTTTATCTGTTCAAATTGCTTCTAAAGTAATTGAAAAAGAATTAAAAGAAGAAGATCAAGTGAAGTTAATTCGCGATTATATTAAAGAAGTAGGAGAAGCGCGATGA
- the atpE gene encoding F0F1 ATP synthase subunit C, which translates to MSLGVIAAAIAIGLSALGAGIGNGLIVSRTIEGVARQPELKGALQTIMFIGVALVEALPIIGVVIAFIVMNK; encoded by the coding sequence ATGAGTTTAGGTGTAATCGCAGCTGCAATTGCAATTGGTTTATCAGCATTAGGTGCAGGTATTGGTAACGGTCTTATCGTATCACGTACAATCGAAGGTGTTGCTCGTCAACCAGAATTAAAAGGCGCACTTCAAACAATTATGTTCATCGGGGTTGCTTTAGTTGAGGCACTTCCAATCATCGGTGTAGTTATTGCTTTCATCGTAATGAACAAATAA
- the atpB gene encoding F0F1 ATP synthase subunit A translates to MEHGKLVEFLGLTFDLSSVMMVTVAAVIVFVIAVIGTRSLALRPTGMQNFMEWVFDFVKGIINSTMDWKTGGRFLTLGVTLIMFIIVSNFLGLPFMYSTVEAGEHIAWWRSPTSDPAVTLTLAVMVVTLTHYYGIKMKGTKEYVKGYFQPMKFLFPLKVIEEFANTLTLGLRLFGNIYAGEILLGLLAKLGGTTVLGALGALVPMLAWMGFSVFVGSIQSFIFVMLTMVYMAHKVSHDH, encoded by the coding sequence GTGGAACACGGTAAATTAGTTGAATTTCTAGGTTTAACGTTCGATTTGTCATCAGTGATGATGGTTACTGTAGCAGCAGTTATTGTTTTCGTAATCGCTGTTATTGGAACTCGCAGTTTAGCTCTTCGCCCAACAGGAATGCAAAATTTCATGGAATGGGTGTTTGACTTCGTGAAAGGGATTATCAATAGTACGATGGACTGGAAAACAGGTGGACGATTCTTAACGCTTGGCGTTACGCTTATCATGTTTATCATCGTATCGAACTTCCTTGGTTTACCATTCATGTATTCAACAGTTGAGGCTGGCGAACATATTGCATGGTGGAGATCACCAACGTCTGATCCAGCAGTTACATTAACATTAGCCGTGATGGTAGTTACCCTCACCCATTATTATGGAATTAAGATGAAGGGTACGAAAGAATACGTTAAAGGTTATTTCCAACCTATGAAATTCTTATTCCCATTAAAGGTTATTGAGGAGTTTGCTAACACATTAACGTTAGGTCTCCGTTTATTCGGTAACATTTATGCAGGTGAAATCTTATTAGGATTACTTGCTAAGTTAGGCGGGACGACAGTCCTTGGAGCATTAGGTGCGCTTGTACCGATGTTAGCATGGATGGGATTCAGCGTATTCGTTGGTTCAATCCAGTCGTTTATTTTCGTAATGTTAACGATGGTTTATATGGCTCATAAAGTAAGCCATGACCATTAA
- a CDS encoding ATP synthase subunit I, whose product MIDVHGLVQRQKKYMYYLLALLVLGWGFTSYKDVFLGLIIGTIFSFLSLRIIARRTDKLLDRVTNGENVKFKATAVSTYSRFATIGLLILFAAKYQELIAMWGLGVGLLTGYLVMIIDFLYLEYKSREER is encoded by the coding sequence ATGATAGACGTACATGGACTTGTCCAAAGACAAAAGAAATATATGTACTACTTGCTTGCGCTTCTAGTGCTAGGATGGGGATTCACCTCTTACAAGGATGTATTTCTTGGGCTGATTATCGGAACGATTTTCAGTTTTCTTAGTTTGCGCATCATTGCACGTAGAACAGACAAGCTATTAGATCGCGTGACAAATGGAGAAAACGTGAAGTTTAAAGCAACAGCGGTAAGTACATATTCAAGGTTCGCGACGATTGGATTATTAATTTTATTTGCAGCCAAATATCAAGAGTTAATTGCGATGTGGGGCCTAGGTGTAGGATTGCTGACAGGATACCTTGTCATGATCATAGATTTTCTTTATTTAGAGTATAAGAGCAGGGAAGAGAGGTGA
- a CDS encoding AtpZ/AtpI family protein has protein sequence MQKNDRSHIKAYALMSGILAQLVGSILVGIFGGQWIDNKVGTFPLFLIIGLLLGLGTGVYAMIRLIRHYYSGEQ, from the coding sequence TTGCAAAAAAACGATCGCAGCCATATAAAAGCTTATGCTTTAATGTCAGGTATTCTTGCTCAGTTAGTCGGTTCTATTCTTGTTGGAATCTTTGGTGGGCAGTGGATTGATAATAAGGTTGGAACGTTTCCATTGTTTCTTATTATAGGGTTATTACTCGGGTTAGGAACAGGGGTATACGCAATGATTCGACTCATTCGACATTACTATTCGGGAGAGCAATGA
- a CDS encoding DUF4024 domain-containing protein: MVGLSVTKIHPFRDENVNFLFCIGFMQKNELLLTHRE, from the coding sequence ATGGTAGGGCTTTCAGTGACAAAAATACATCCATTCCGTGACGAAAATGTAAACTTTTTATTTTGTATAGGATTTATGCAAAAAAATGAGTTATTATTAACACATCGTGAATGA
- the upp gene encoding uracil phosphoribosyltransferase — translation MGKLYVFDHPLIQHKITYIRDKNTGTKDFRELVDEVASLMAFEITRDLPLKDIEIETPVSKATTKVIAGKKLGLIPILRAGLGMVDGILKLIPAAKVGHVGLYRDPKTLQPVEYYVKLPTDVEERDFIVLDPMLATGGSAAEAINSLKKRGAKQIKLMCIVAAPEGVKVVQEEHPDVDIYVAALDEKLNDHGYVVPGLGDAGDRLFGTK, via the coding sequence ATGGGAAAACTGTATGTATTTGATCACCCGTTAATTCAACATAAGATTACATATATTCGCGATAAGAATACAGGTACGAAAGATTTTCGTGAATTAGTGGACGAAGTAGCAAGCTTAATGGCTTTCGAAATTACTCGCGATCTTCCACTTAAAGACATTGAAATTGAAACACCTGTAAGCAAAGCGACAACAAAAGTGATCGCTGGTAAAAAACTTGGTTTAATTCCGATTTTACGTGCAGGTTTAGGCATGGTTGATGGAATTCTGAAATTAATTCCAGCAGCAAAAGTAGGGCACGTTGGTTTATACCGTGACCCTAAAACATTGCAACCGGTAGAATACTATGTGAAACTTCCAACGGATGTAGAAGAGCGTGACTTTATCGTACTAGATCCGATGCTAGCAACAGGTGGTTCTGCGGCTGAAGCAATTAACTCTCTGAAAAAGCGCGGTGCAAAACAAATTAAATTAATGTGTATCGTTGCAGCTCCAGAAGGAGTAAAAGTAGTACAAGAAGAACATCCTGATGTTGATATTTATGTAGCAGCATTAGATGAGAAATTAAATGACCACGGATATGTAGTACCAGGTCTTGGTGATGCTGGTGACCGTTTATTCGGAACGAAGTAA
- the glyA gene encoding serine hydroxymethyltransferase, translating to MDHLKRQDEKVFAAIEAELGRQRSKIELIASENFVSEAVMEAQGSVLTNKYAEGYPGKRYYGGCEHVDVVEDIARDRAKEIFGAEHVNVQPHSGAQANMAVYFTILEQGDTVLGMNLSHGGHLTHGSPVNFSGVQYNFVEYGVDAESHRINYDDVLAKAKEHKPKLIVAGASAYPRVIDFKRFREIADEVGAYFMVDMAHIAGLVAAGLHPNPVPHAHFVTTTTHKTLRGPRGGMILCEEQFAKQIDKSIFPGIQGGPLMHVIAAKAVAFGETLQDEFKTYAQNIINNANRLAEGLQKEGLTLVSGGTDNHLILIDVRNLEITGKVAEHVLDEVGITVNKNTIPFETASPFVTSGVRIGTAAVTSRGFGLEEMDEIASLIAYTLKNHENEAALEEARKRVEALTSKFPMYTDL from the coding sequence GTGGATCATTTAAAACGTCAAGATGAAAAGGTATTTGCTGCAATTGAGGCAGAACTAGGAAGACAGCGTTCAAAGATTGAGTTAATTGCTTCGGAAAACTTCGTAAGTGAAGCAGTAATGGAGGCGCAAGGTTCTGTTTTAACGAATAAGTATGCTGAAGGATATCCTGGAAAACGTTACTATGGTGGCTGCGAGCACGTAGACGTAGTAGAAGATATCGCACGTGATCGCGCGAAAGAAATTTTTGGTGCAGAGCATGTAAATGTTCAACCACATTCTGGTGCGCAAGCGAACATGGCAGTATACTTCACGATTTTAGAGCAAGGCGATACAGTACTTGGTATGAATTTATCTCATGGTGGTCACTTAACACACGGAAGCCCTGTTAACTTCAGTGGAGTACAATATAATTTCGTAGAATATGGCGTGGATGCTGAATCTCACCGTATTAATTACGATGATGTATTAGCAAAAGCGAAAGAACATAAACCAAAATTAATCGTTGCAGGTGCAAGTGCATATCCTCGTGTTATCGATTTCAAACGATTCCGTGAGATTGCAGATGAAGTGGGTGCATACTTTATGGTTGATATGGCACATATCGCTGGTTTAGTAGCTGCTGGTTTACATCCAAACCCAGTACCACATGCACATTTCGTTACAACGACAACACATAAAACATTACGTGGTCCACGTGGTGGTATGATTTTATGTGAAGAGCAATTTGCAAAACAAATTGATAAATCAATCTTCCCTGGTATTCAAGGTGGTCCACTTATGCACGTAATTGCTGCAAAAGCTGTTGCATTTGGTGAGACACTACAAGATGAGTTTAAAACATATGCACAAAATATCATTAATAATGCGAATCGCTTAGCTGAAGGCCTTCAAAAAGAAGGACTTACACTTGTTTCTGGAGGAACAGATAATCATTTAATTTTAATTGATGTTCGTAACTTAGAAATCACAGGTAAAGTAGCAGAGCACGTATTAGATGAAGTTGGTATTACAGTGAACAAAAATACAATTCCATTTGAAACAGCAAGCCCATTTGTAACAAGCGGTGTACGTATCGGTACGGCAGCTGTAACATCTCGTGGTTTCGGTTTAGAAGAAATGGATGAAATTGCGTCACTTATTGCTTATACATTAAAAAATCATGAAAATGAAGCTGCATTAGAAGAAGCACGTAAGCGTGTAGAAGCGCTAACGAGCAAATTCCCAATGTACACAGATCTATAA
- a CDS encoding TIGR01440 family protein: MKYNLVNQPVKGRGVMTEIVKVREQLQISLSDFQEQASLQSGQIFVVGCSTSEVLGERIGTSGTMEVAEAIFSELKQFQQQTGIELAFQCCEHLNRALVVERELAMKYQFEIVTVTPVRSAGGALATYAYHNLKDPVVIEFIKADAGMDIGDTFIGMHLKHVAVPVRTSVKEIGSAHVTMATTRGKLIGGARAVYAAAEETSICR, encoded by the coding sequence ATGAAATATAATTTGGTGAACCAACCTGTGAAAGGAAGAGGCGTAATGACAGAAATCGTAAAGGTAAGAGAACAGCTACAAATTTCGCTTTCTGATTTCCAAGAACAAGCTTCATTACAAAGTGGTCAAATTTTTGTAGTTGGGTGTAGTACGAGCGAAGTGCTAGGAGAGAGAATTGGAACATCAGGAACGATGGAAGTAGCAGAGGCGATTTTTTCTGAGTTAAAACAATTTCAACAGCAAACAGGTATTGAGTTGGCGTTTCAATGTTGTGAGCATTTAAACCGTGCTTTAGTAGTTGAGAGAGAGTTGGCAATGAAATATCAATTTGAAATTGTAACAGTTACGCCTGTTAGATCAGCGGGTGGTGCATTAGCAACATATGCTTATCATAATTTGAAAGATCCGGTAGTAATTGAGTTTATTAAAGCGGATGCGGGAATGGATATTGGTGATACATTTATCGGTATGCATTTAAAGCATGTAGCTGTTCCGGTTCGTACAAGTGTGAAGGAAATTGGAAGTGCGCATGTAACGATGGCAACAACACGTGGAAAATTAATTGGTGGAGCACGTGCTGTTTATGCGGCGGCTGAAGAGACTAGCATTTGCCGTTAA
- the rpiB gene encoding ribose 5-phosphate isomerase B, translated as MKVVVASDHGGMNIRKELVSLLEELNIEYIDLGCECEAGSVDYPDFAFPAAEMVANGEVDRGILVCGTGIGMSIAANKVNGIRCALVHDTFSARATREHNDTNMLAMGERVIGAGLARDIAKIWLTTDYEGGRHENRVGKIKTYEAK; from the coding sequence ATGAAAGTAGTAGTAGCATCTGATCACGGCGGTATGAATATCCGTAAAGAACTTGTAAGTTTATTAGAAGAGTTAAATATTGAATATATTGATTTAGGTTGTGAATGTGAAGCTGGTTCTGTTGATTACCCTGATTTTGCGTTTCCAGCAGCGGAAATGGTAGCGAATGGCGAAGTAGATCGTGGTATTTTAGTTTGTGGGACAGGCATCGGTATGTCTATTGCTGCAAACAAAGTAAATGGTATTCGTTGTGCGTTAGTTCATGATACTTTCAGCGCGAGAGCAACGAGAGAGCATAATGACACTAACATGTTAGCAATGGGCGAGCGTGTAATTGGTGCTGGTCTAGCTCGTGATATCGCAAAAATTTGGTTAACAACTGACTATGAAGGTGGCCGTCACGAAAACCGCGTAGGAAAAATTAAAACATACGAAGCAAAGTAA
- a CDS encoding low molecular weight protein arginine phosphatase produces the protein MKRVLFICTGNTCRSPMAEALLRHHGEGKFEVQSAGVFAYPGIDASVYAKEALAEKGIAIDHAAQQVNEALLDWADIVVTMTENHRQIVLGHYPSVEKKVDTLYGVTEGISKDISDPFGGSLSTYKETLEEMEKLVQTLLKKHSEG, from the coding sequence ATGAAACGAGTGTTATTTATTTGTACTGGAAATACATGCCGTAGCCCGATGGCTGAAGCGTTACTTCGTCATCATGGAGAAGGTAAGTTTGAAGTGCAATCTGCTGGTGTTTTCGCCTATCCTGGAATTGATGCGTCGGTATATGCAAAGGAAGCTTTAGCTGAAAAGGGAATTGCAATCGATCATGCCGCGCAGCAAGTAAATGAAGCTTTGCTTGATTGGGCTGATATTGTAGTAACAATGACGGAAAATCATAGGCAAATTGTCCTTGGACATTATCCGAGCGTTGAAAAGAAAGTGGATACATTATATGGAGTAACTGAGGGGATAAGTAAAGATATTTCAGATCCATTTGGCGGTTCACTTTCTACTTATAAAGAAACGTTAGAAGAGATGGAAAAACTTGTACAAACTTTACTGAAAAAACATTCAGAAGGTTGA